A section of the Telopea speciosissima isolate NSW1024214 ecotype Mountain lineage chromosome 3, Tspe_v1, whole genome shotgun sequence genome encodes:
- the LOC122657134 gene encoding GATA transcription factor 21 isoform X2, translated as MNPGVYLINPPPSPFPLIEPNEDQHLQFFSPSSEGSSSSLSNSIFLNPTQEQGGSYDKEEHQQQEEVKKYVLQGGSSDHPTVENGLNNNSLEGDDRDHENQNNGGPVKWMSSKMRLMRKMMNSYQTGEDKQVSNGQKFQDHQQPLDTVRVCSDCNTTKTPLWRSGPRGPKSLCNACGIRQRKARRAMAAAAASGGVLVNGTSTMRPKVHHKEKRSESDKGYVQQYKKQCKLTDTHSRKKKLCFEDFTINLSKNSAFHQVFPQDEKEAAILLMALSCGLVHS; from the exons ATGAATCCAGGTGTTTATCTGATTAATCCACCACCCTCTCCATTTCCTCTTATAGAGCCCAATGAGGATCAACACCTTCAATTCTTTAGTCCATCATCTgaaggttcttcttcttctctctcaaattctattttcttaaacCCAACTCAAGAGCAAGGAGGAAGTTATGATAAAGAAGAACACCAACAACAAGAAGAG GTCAAAAAGTATGTTTTACAAGGTGGATCAAGTGATCA TCCCACTGTGGAGAATGGCCTTAACAACAACAGCTTAGAAGGAGATGATAGAGATCATGAGAATCAAAATAATGGTGGACCAGTTAAATGGATGTCTTCAAAGATGAGAttgatgaggaagatgatgaattCATATCAAACAGGTGAAGATAAACAAGTGAGTAATGGACAGAAGTTTCAAGATCATCAGCAACCATTAGACACAGTTAGGGTTTGCAGTGACTGTAACACTACTAAGACCCCTCTTTGGAGGAGTGGCCCAAGAGGTCCCAAG TCGCTTTGCAACGCCTGTGGAATTCGACAACGGAAGGCAAGACGTGCCATGGCGGCGGCAGCAGCAAGCGGCGGAGTTCTTGTGAATGGAACATCAACTATGAGGCCAAAGGTGCATCACAAGGAGAAGAGATCAGAATCAGATAAAGGGTATGTCCAGCAATACAAGAAACAGTGCAAACTCACAGACACTCATAGCAGAAAGAAGAAGCTTTGTTTTGAAGACTTCACTATCAATTTGAGTAAAAATTCAGCTTTTCATCAAGTGTTCCCACAAGATGAGAAGGAAGCTGCAATCCTGCTAATGGCTTTATCTTGTGGTCTTGTTCATAGTTGA
- the LOC122657134 gene encoding GATA transcription factor 21 isoform X1 gives MNPGVYLINPPPSPFPLIEPNEDQHLQFFSPSSEGSSSSLSNSIFLNPTQEQGGSYDKEEHQQQEEVKKYVLQGGSSDHHHVFLQSTSLPTVENGLNNNSLEGDDRDHENQNNGGPVKWMSSKMRLMRKMMNSYQTGEDKQVSNGQKFQDHQQPLDTVRVCSDCNTTKTPLWRSGPRGPKSLCNACGIRQRKARRAMAAAAASGGVLVNGTSTMRPKVHHKEKRSESDKGYVQQYKKQCKLTDTHSRKKKLCFEDFTINLSKNSAFHQVFPQDEKEAAILLMALSCGLVHS, from the exons ATGAATCCAGGTGTTTATCTGATTAATCCACCACCCTCTCCATTTCCTCTTATAGAGCCCAATGAGGATCAACACCTTCAATTCTTTAGTCCATCATCTgaaggttcttcttcttctctctcaaattctattttcttaaacCCAACTCAAGAGCAAGGAGGAAGTTATGATAAAGAAGAACACCAACAACAAGAAGAG GTCAAAAAGTATGTTTTACAAGGTGGATCAAGTGATCATCATCATGTGTTCCTTCAATCTACTTCACTTCCCACTGTGGAGAATGGCCTTAACAACAACAGCTTAGAAGGAGATGATAGAGATCATGAGAATCAAAATAATGGTGGACCAGTTAAATGGATGTCTTCAAAGATGAGAttgatgaggaagatgatgaattCATATCAAACAGGTGAAGATAAACAAGTGAGTAATGGACAGAAGTTTCAAGATCATCAGCAACCATTAGACACAGTTAGGGTTTGCAGTGACTGTAACACTACTAAGACCCCTCTTTGGAGGAGTGGCCCAAGAGGTCCCAAG TCGCTTTGCAACGCCTGTGGAATTCGACAACGGAAGGCAAGACGTGCCATGGCGGCGGCAGCAGCAAGCGGCGGAGTTCTTGTGAATGGAACATCAACTATGAGGCCAAAGGTGCATCACAAGGAGAAGAGATCAGAATCAGATAAAGGGTATGTCCAGCAATACAAGAAACAGTGCAAACTCACAGACACTCATAGCAGAAAGAAGAAGCTTTGTTTTGAAGACTTCACTATCAATTTGAGTAAAAATTCAGCTTTTCATCAAGTGTTCCCACAAGATGAGAAGGAAGCTGCAATCCTGCTAATGGCTTTATCTTGTGGTCTTGTTCATAGTTGA
- the LOC122653831 gene encoding uncharacterized protein LOC122653831 has protein sequence MSDGGPDGPKLYTTKPKKAHLKQFKAKEFSSPPSMETPIAAAAPPPPQPPKESFARRYKFLWPLLLTVNLAVGAYLFMRTKKKDIVIEDGETTVDVPSTPTATTTTTTTTTVTEKSAPTTSIIVPPKVLPPILENQQRELFKWILEEKRKTKPKDPEEKKRIDEQKAILKQFIRSKSIPSL, from the exons aTGAGTGATGGCGGTCCAGATGGTCCAAAACTTTACAccaccaaacctaaaaaag CACACCTGAAACAATTCAAGGCCAAAGAATTCTCATCTCCTCCATCCATGGAGACTcctattgctgctgctgctcctcctcctcctcagccTCCGAAGGAATCTTTTGCCAGACGCTACAAGTTCTTGTGGCCACTTCTCCTAACTGTGAATCTTGCTGTGGGAG CTTATCTGTTTATGAGGACCAAAAAGAAGGATATAGTAATAGAAGATGGCGAAACTACAGTTGATGTTCCCTCTACTCCAACTGCAACTACGACTACAACTACAACTACTACAGTTACCGAAAAATCAGCACCCACCACATCGATCATAGTGCCACCAAAGGTGCTCCCACCTATCCTAGAGAACCAGCAGCGTGAACTTTTCAAGTGGATattagaagagaaaaggaaaaccaaGCCTAAGGATCCAGAAGAGAAGAAACGTATTGATGAACAGAAGGCCATTCTTAAACAGTTTATTCGAtcaaaatctatcccaagtCTCTAA
- the LOC122657134 gene encoding GATA transcription factor 21 isoform X3: protein MNPGVYLINPPPSPFPLIEPNEDQHLQFFSPSSEGSSSSLSNSIFLNPTQEQGGSYDKEEHQQQEEVKKYVLQGGSSDHHTVENGLNNNSLEGDDRDHENQNNGGPVKWMSSKMRLMRKMMNSYQTGEDKQVSNGQKFQDHQQPLDTVRVCSDCNTTKTPLWRSGPRGPKSLCNACGIRQRKARRAMAAAAASGGVLVNGTSTMRPKVHHKEKRSESDKGYVQQYKKQCKLTDTHSRKKKLCFEDFTINLSKNSAFHQVFPQDEKEAAILLMALSCGLVHS from the exons ATGAATCCAGGTGTTTATCTGATTAATCCACCACCCTCTCCATTTCCTCTTATAGAGCCCAATGAGGATCAACACCTTCAATTCTTTAGTCCATCATCTgaaggttcttcttcttctctctcaaattctattttcttaaacCCAACTCAAGAGCAAGGAGGAAGTTATGATAAAGAAGAACACCAACAACAAGAAGAG GTCAAAAAGTATGTTTTACAAGGTGGATCAAGTGATCATCAT ACTGTGGAGAATGGCCTTAACAACAACAGCTTAGAAGGAGATGATAGAGATCATGAGAATCAAAATAATGGTGGACCAGTTAAATGGATGTCTTCAAAGATGAGAttgatgaggaagatgatgaattCATATCAAACAGGTGAAGATAAACAAGTGAGTAATGGACAGAAGTTTCAAGATCATCAGCAACCATTAGACACAGTTAGGGTTTGCAGTGACTGTAACACTACTAAGACCCCTCTTTGGAGGAGTGGCCCAAGAGGTCCCAAG TCGCTTTGCAACGCCTGTGGAATTCGACAACGGAAGGCAAGACGTGCCATGGCGGCGGCAGCAGCAAGCGGCGGAGTTCTTGTGAATGGAACATCAACTATGAGGCCAAAGGTGCATCACAAGGAGAAGAGATCAGAATCAGATAAAGGGTATGTCCAGCAATACAAGAAACAGTGCAAACTCACAGACACTCATAGCAGAAAGAAGAAGCTTTGTTTTGAAGACTTCACTATCAATTTGAGTAAAAATTCAGCTTTTCATCAAGTGTTCCCACAAGATGAGAAGGAAGCTGCAATCCTGCTAATGGCTTTATCTTGTGGTCTTGTTCATAGTTGA